One window of the Runella slithyformis DSM 19594 genome contains the following:
- a CDS encoding cyanophycinase — MIPKGTILIIGGAEDRGDGEKDIQRQNKNFEHFEILKELLPSKHTKGRIELITTASSVPEEMKKMYMEAYKKIGFSDIGFIDIKDKKEARSPEYRERIHNAHAVFFSGGDQFALTGILGGTEVVDAIRDKYMHDREFVVAGTSAGAMALPKMMILEGGVNEAIIKGDLRVTSGLGVFDTCIIDTHFIKRGRFGRLANAIVMNPESLGIGLGEDTVFIIKKGCEAECRGSGMIVIIDGNAIEQTNITEIEEGMPIFVENLKVHLLAKGSRFSIKERKMVYQTKKEKEQQT; from the coding sequence ATGATACCCAAAGGAACAATACTCATCATCGGAGGGGCCGAAGATCGGGGTGACGGAGAAAAAGACATTCAGCGTCAAAACAAAAACTTTGAGCATTTCGAAATTCTTAAAGAATTGCTTCCCTCCAAACACACCAAGGGAAGAATCGAACTCATCACCACGGCTTCGAGTGTTCCGGAAGAAATGAAAAAAATGTATATGGAGGCCTACAAAAAGATCGGCTTCAGTGATATTGGCTTTATTGACATAAAAGATAAAAAAGAAGCCAGAAGCCCGGAGTACCGTGAGCGCATCCATAACGCCCATGCGGTGTTTTTCAGCGGCGGCGACCAATTTGCCCTCACGGGTATTTTGGGTGGCACCGAAGTGGTAGACGCCATCAGAGATAAGTACATGCACGACCGGGAATTTGTGGTAGCGGGTACCAGTGCCGGGGCCATGGCCCTCCCCAAAATGATGATCCTGGAGGGTGGGGTCAATGAGGCCATCATCAAAGGTGACCTCAGGGTGACGTCGGGCCTGGGCGTTTTTGATACCTGTATCATTGATACCCACTTTATCAAACGAGGGCGATTCGGGCGGTTGGCCAATGCCATCGTCATGAATCCCGAATCGCTGGGGATCGGACTCGGCGAAGACACGGTATTCATTATCAAAAAAGGCTGCGAAGCGGAATGTCGCGGCTCAGGCATGATCGTGATCATCGACGGTAATGCAATCGAACAGACCAATATCACGGAGATCGAGGAGGGGATGCCCATCTTTGTCGAAAACCTCAAAGTGCATTTGCTGGCCAAAGGCAGCCGGTTTTCCATCAAAGAACGAAAAATGGTGTACCAAACTAAGAAAGAAAAAGAGCAGCAGACATGA
- the pglZ gene encoding BREX-1 system phosphatase PglZ type A has protein sequence MPDIITINDKVQAALEKLFQQHRLVFWYDDHAEMTDLFENLQLPEVEKVIIANNEFTLKYRLLIEQPHQRFLLYQPKEKPVDYENWLLDLLLSHYEFRTEPASLYLQELELPQEFKTLIQEHEGFFTHQKRIGDLKSLLEPDDRESLIRLKMLSVVCATEPEWDKILYALFAEAAKAKDTQYKAIENFGLSRFLWETVEKKYGYKSPKPSIKDVLLRLIQDNFERNTPIGKPILNKEAYLFVNRWKENSKARQVFYDWSLTLEKDLSIEAFVQNRPIEHLLEADTYSVIDKKIIVDLRDRILHHTLPTHTLQEWIDKRRVKFFFGDYAHLYDALSFAAAFLDEIRKMDLTMQSPEEGFVKYEKQWYKLDYLYRKYIFESEQAEHQGILKELSARIEKAYGNSFLLQLGDNWQAALEGMSRWSLERVTGQKQFYPQWVMPYIRKENRVFVIISDALRYESAAELRDLVVQEDRYTATLNAVLGSLPSYTQLGMASLLPHTQLTFEEESDTVFADGVSTKGTPNRTKVLQKSYAGSIAITAEEFLRMKASTEGREFIKPYHVLYIYSNQIDKTGDDTTSENKVFEATKLEFDYLLRIIKHISNMNGSNVIVTADHGYLYQHNRLDATDFSDFTPIGNVYKSSRRFVLGKNLVPNASVQKWKGEALGLGDQTEVLIPKSINRLRIQGAGSRFVHGGSSLQEIVVPVLEINKARKSDIEQVEIDIISGSSNITSNTFAVSFYQKQPVTGKVQPRQLKAGFYTEAGQVISDMITLLFNSPETDAAAREKRQSFLFTSAASKHNGQDVYLKLEEQIDGTNQFRMYKSITYRMLIAFSSEFDEF, from the coding sequence ATGCCCGATATAATCACTATCAACGACAAAGTACAGGCCGCCTTGGAAAAACTATTCCAACAGCATCGGCTGGTATTTTGGTACGATGACCATGCCGAAATGACCGACCTCTTTGAAAACCTCCAACTCCCGGAGGTAGAGAAAGTCATCATTGCCAACAACGAGTTTACCCTAAAATACAGACTATTGATAGAGCAGCCCCATCAACGTTTTTTGCTGTATCAACCCAAAGAAAAGCCTGTCGATTACGAAAACTGGCTGCTTGATTTGTTGCTGTCGCACTACGAGTTTCGTACCGAGCCCGCTTCGCTGTACCTTCAGGAACTGGAATTGCCGCAGGAATTTAAAACGTTGATTCAGGAACACGAAGGATTTTTTACCCACCAAAAACGCATCGGCGATTTAAAATCCCTGCTCGAACCCGACGACCGGGAAAGTTTGATTCGCCTCAAAATGCTGTCGGTGGTTTGTGCCACCGAGCCCGAATGGGACAAGATACTCTACGCCCTGTTTGCTGAAGCCGCCAAAGCCAAAGACACTCAGTACAAAGCCATTGAAAACTTTGGATTGAGCCGTTTTTTATGGGAAACCGTCGAAAAAAAATACGGCTATAAATCCCCCAAACCCAGCATTAAAGATGTGCTGCTGCGGCTCATACAGGATAATTTTGAGCGCAATACGCCCATCGGCAAACCCATTCTGAACAAGGAAGCCTATCTTTTTGTCAATCGTTGGAAAGAAAACAGCAAAGCCCGGCAGGTATTTTATGATTGGAGCCTAACGCTGGAAAAAGACCTCAGCATAGAAGCCTTTGTACAAAACCGGCCCATTGAGCATTTGCTGGAAGCCGATACCTATTCGGTCATCGACAAAAAAATCATTGTTGACCTTCGTGACCGCATTCTTCACCATACCTTACCCACCCATACCCTACAGGAATGGATTGACAAAAGAAGGGTCAAATTCTTTTTCGGTGATTATGCCCATCTCTACGATGCTCTCAGTTTTGCCGCCGCGTTTCTGGATGAGATCAGGAAAATGGACCTGACCATGCAAAGCCCCGAAGAAGGGTTTGTGAAGTACGAAAAACAGTGGTACAAGCTCGATTACCTTTATCGTAAGTACATTTTTGAAAGTGAACAGGCCGAACACCAAGGCATCCTCAAAGAACTCAGCGCCCGGATTGAAAAGGCGTACGGCAACTCATTTTTGCTCCAACTGGGCGATAACTGGCAGGCCGCTCTTGAAGGAATGTCGCGCTGGAGTTTGGAACGGGTCACCGGCCAAAAGCAATTCTACCCACAATGGGTGATGCCGTACATCAGGAAAGAGAATCGGGTATTTGTGATTATTTCCGACGCCCTGCGTTACGAATCTGCCGCCGAGCTGAGAGACCTTGTGGTGCAGGAAGACCGCTATACGGCCACGCTCAATGCCGTTTTGGGCTCGTTGCCTTCTTATACCCAATTAGGCATGGCTTCTTTATTGCCTCACACCCAACTGACCTTTGAAGAAGAATCGGATACTGTTTTTGCCGATGGTGTCAGTACAAAAGGCACGCCCAACCGGACCAAAGTCCTGCAAAAGAGCTACGCGGGCAGTATCGCCATCACCGCCGAAGAGTTTTTGAGAATGAAAGCAAGCACCGAAGGCCGGGAGTTTATCAAGCCTTACCATGTGCTGTACATTTACAGTAATCAAATTGATAAAACAGGCGATGATACAACGTCGGAAAACAAAGTATTTGAAGCTACAAAATTGGAATTTGATTACCTGCTGAGAATCATCAAGCACATCAGCAACATGAACGGCTCCAACGTAATTGTTACCGCCGATCATGGGTATCTGTATCAACACAATCGGTTGGATGCGACCGATTTTAGTGATTTTACGCCCATTGGCAACGTGTACAAAAGCAGTCGAAGGTTTGTATTGGGCAAAAATCTGGTACCCAATGCTTCCGTTCAAAAATGGAAAGGTGAGGCGTTGGGTTTGGGCGACCAAACGGAAGTGTTGATTCCCAAATCTATCAACCGCCTACGCATCCAGGGGGCCGGAAGCCGATTTGTACACGGTGGGTCAAGTTTGCAGGAAATTGTGGTGCCGGTACTGGAAATCAACAAAGCCCGTAAAAGCGACATTGAACAGGTAGAAATTGACATCATCAGCGGCTCTTCCAACATTACAAGCAATACCTTTGCCGTAAGTTTTTACCAAAAGCAACCCGTTACGGGCAAGGTACAGCCAAGACAGCTAAAGGCAGGTTTTTATACGGAAGCAGGCCAAGTCATTTCGGATATGATCACGTTGCTGTTCAACAGCCCCGAAACGGACGCTGCCGCCCGGGAAAAAAGACAAAGTTTCTTATTTACGTCGGCTGCTTCCAAGCACAACGGACAGGATGTGTACCTCAAATTGGAAGAGCAAATAGACGGTACCAATCAATTCAGAATGTACAAAAGCATCACCTATCGAATGCTCATTGCCTTCAGCAGCGAGTTTGACGAATTTTAA
- a CDS encoding HipA N-terminal domain-containing protein, whose product MRKAEVKLHALTAGWLSQDENGYHFAYDSAYLKTDKPAPVSLTLPLQEAPFTNKVLFPFFDGLIPEGWLLDIAQKNWKLNPRDRMGLLLACCKDCIGAASIYPVAEEEATP is encoded by the coding sequence ATGAGAAAAGCTGAAGTAAAACTGCACGCGCTCACCGCCGGTTGGCTCTCCCAAGATGAAAATGGCTATCATTTTGCGTACGATTCGGCCTATTTAAAAACCGACAAACCCGCACCGGTCAGTCTTACTTTGCCCCTGCAAGAAGCCCCTTTCACCAATAAGGTGCTTTTTCCCTTTTTCGATGGACTGATTCCCGAAGGTTGGCTGTTGGACATTGCCCAAAAGAACTGGAAACTCAACCCCCGCGACCGCATGGGCTTGTTGTTGGCCTGCTGCAAAGATTGCATAGGGGCGGCAAGTATCTATCCCGTAGCAGAAGAGGAGGCAACCCCATGA
- a CDS encoding HipA domain-containing protein, with product MKRCLYCYTPLAPQEEDFHASCSRKIFGQPTPPALPYTEQQMEELATQVIRRQMTVTGVQPKLSLDIVSGEAGHEARRFTIVGLWGGYILKPPTPHYPQLPEVEDLTMHLAEIAKISTVPHSLIRLQSGSLAYITKRIDRVKKKKWAMEDMCQLTERLTEDKYHGSYEQIAKAILKYSVNPGLDVVNFFEQVLFSFLTGNADMHLKNFSLITRPEEGPVLSPAYDMVATVLVNPADDEDMALTLNGKKKKLKRGDFTAAFTTLKLDPKQQENIFKKMEKAKEPWLQYISMSFLSPDLQEAYKQLIHQRFSRLTRQ from the coding sequence ATGAAAAGATGTTTGTACTGTTATACGCCGTTGGCACCGCAGGAAGAGGATTTTCACGCAAGTTGCAGCCGAAAAATCTTCGGGCAACCTACGCCCCCCGCATTGCCCTATACCGAACAACAAATGGAGGAATTGGCCACGCAGGTGATCCGCCGTCAAATGACCGTTACGGGAGTTCAACCCAAATTGTCGCTGGATATTGTTTCCGGAGAGGCAGGCCATGAGGCCAGGCGATTTACCATTGTGGGATTGTGGGGAGGGTATATTCTAAAACCTCCTACGCCGCACTATCCGCAATTGCCCGAAGTGGAAGATTTGACCATGCACCTGGCCGAAATCGCCAAGATCAGCACCGTGCCCCATAGCCTGATTCGATTGCAATCGGGCAGTTTGGCCTACATCACCAAACGCATAGACCGCGTAAAGAAAAAAAAGTGGGCCATGGAAGACATGTGTCAACTCACGGAGCGCCTGACCGAAGACAAATACCACGGTTCGTATGAGCAGATCGCCAAGGCAATTTTGAAGTATTCCGTCAATCCGGGATTGGACGTCGTCAATTTCTTTGAGCAGGTGCTGTTCTCATTTCTTACCGGCAACGCCGACATGCACCTGAAAAACTTTTCGTTGATTACCCGCCCTGAAGAAGGCCCCGTGCTTTCGCCGGCCTACGACATGGTAGCTACCGTTCTGGTCAATCCGGCCGACGACGAAGACATGGCGCTGACCCTCAACGGCAAAAAGAAAAAGCTGAAGCGAGGCGATTTTACGGCCGCTTTTACCACCTTAAAACTCGACCCGAAACAACAGGAGAATATTTTCAAAAAAATGGAAAAAGCCAAAGAGCCATGGCTTCAATACATCTCAATGAGTTTTCTGAGTCCCGATTTGCAGGAAGCCTATAAACAACTCATCCACCAACGATTTTCCCGACTGACCCGCCAATGA
- the brxL gene encoding protease Lon-related BREX system protein BrxL — MDLLDSKLNQSFAGKVVRKDLTKQIKEGANVPVYVLEYLLGMYCATDDEATIKEGIQKVKQILSENYVRPDESEKVKAKIKEKGRFKIIDKVSVKLNEKADRYEGLLSNINLRNVIIDDTYIRKYEKLLSGGIWCILTLEYWFDENSKDSPFKMVELKPIQMPETDISDFIRHRQDFTLDEWINVICRSVGMEPVNLDEKAKWHLVARMIPFVEKNFNICELGPRGTGKSYVYDEISPYSILISGGQSTVANLFYNMSTRTVGLVGMWDVVAFDEVAGINMKDKDGIQIMKGFMANGSFSRGKESINADASMVFVGNINGSVENLVKTSHLLAPFPADMIDTAFFDRFHHYLPGWEIPKMRPEFFTNAYGFISDYYAECLRELRKHNFSDAISHYFRLGKDLNQRDSIAVKRTVSGLIKLLFPDGKYTKEDLRKCLEYALVGRRRVKEQLKKIGGMEFYDVHFSYVDLEQNEEHFVSVPESGGKSLIPEGDLPAGTVYTIGKNAASGHKGLFRLDIQRMPGNGKISDTGFGGGTAIKEELKEAVNYVRSNLNRITQTAKFNDFEFHLKATDLNGIGNTKGLELAIFLSIVSSIVERPLLPQLAVLGSMSIGGAIIGSDNLAEYLQVSADSGAKKVLIPAVDVIQLGKVPTDLISKFSLLIYSDPIDAGFKAMGLG; from the coding sequence ATGGACCTCTTAGACAGCAAACTCAATCAATCCTTTGCGGGTAAAGTGGTACGCAAAGACCTCACCAAACAAATCAAGGAAGGGGCAAACGTTCCGGTCTATGTATTGGAATACTTATTGGGAATGTACTGCGCCACCGACGATGAGGCCACGATCAAAGAGGGTATTCAAAAAGTAAAGCAGATATTGTCCGAAAACTACGTCCGCCCCGATGAGTCGGAAAAAGTAAAAGCCAAGATAAAAGAGAAAGGGCGGTTTAAGATCATTGATAAAGTCTCGGTAAAGCTCAACGAAAAGGCCGACCGTTACGAAGGGTTACTATCCAATATCAATCTCCGCAACGTCATCATTGATGATACTTATATCCGCAAATACGAAAAACTGCTGTCAGGAGGTATCTGGTGCATCCTGACGCTGGAATATTGGTTTGATGAAAACTCAAAGGATTCCCCCTTCAAAATGGTGGAGCTCAAGCCCATCCAAATGCCCGAAACCGACATTTCAGATTTCATCAGGCATCGTCAGGATTTTACACTCGACGAATGGATAAACGTCATTTGCCGCAGCGTTGGGATGGAACCCGTCAATCTGGACGAAAAAGCCAAGTGGCATTTAGTGGCCCGGATGATTCCCTTTGTCGAGAAAAATTTCAATATCTGCGAATTAGGCCCAAGAGGAACGGGCAAATCGTACGTTTACGACGAAATATCACCTTACTCCATCCTCATCTCCGGCGGACAATCAACGGTAGCCAATCTGTTTTATAACATGAGCACCCGCACCGTGGGTTTGGTGGGTATGTGGGATGTAGTGGCCTTTGATGAAGTGGCAGGCATCAATATGAAAGACAAAGACGGCATTCAAATCATGAAGGGTTTCATGGCCAACGGTTCGTTCAGTCGGGGAAAAGAAAGTATCAATGCCGATGCTTCGATGGTATTTGTCGGAAACATCAACGGTTCCGTTGAAAATCTGGTAAAAACGAGTCATTTGCTGGCCCCCTTTCCCGCCGACATGATAGATACGGCCTTTTTTGACCGCTTCCATCACTATTTACCGGGTTGGGAAATCCCCAAAATGCGCCCGGAGTTTTTTACCAACGCCTACGGATTCATTTCGGATTATTACGCTGAATGTTTACGCGAACTGCGCAAACATAATTTTTCCGATGCCATCAGCCACTACTTCCGATTAGGAAAAGACCTGAACCAACGGGATTCCATTGCAGTCAAACGTACCGTAAGCGGTTTGATAAAGCTTCTGTTTCCGGACGGAAAATACACCAAAGAAGACCTCCGCAAATGCCTGGAATATGCGTTGGTGGGTAGAAGACGCGTAAAAGAACAGTTGAAGAAAATTGGTGGAATGGAGTTCTATGATGTGCATTTCAGCTACGTGGATTTGGAGCAGAACGAAGAACATTTTGTGAGTGTGCCGGAAAGTGGCGGCAAATCGCTCATCCCGGAAGGCGATTTACCCGCAGGAACCGTTTATACCATCGGCAAAAATGCAGCCTCGGGTCATAAAGGACTCTTTCGATTGGACATTCAGCGAATGCCCGGGAACGGAAAAATCAGCGATACGGGGTTTGGGGGCGGCACTGCCATCAAAGAAGAGTTGAAAGAAGCCGTCAACTACGTACGTTCCAACCTGAATCGAATCACCCAAACGGCTAAATTCAACGATTTTGAATTTCACCTGAAAGCGACTGACCTCAACGGTATTGGAAACACCAAAGGATTGGAATTGGCGATTTTTCTGTCAATTGTCTCCTCCATTGTAGAAAGACCCCTGCTGCCACAATTGGCGGTTTTGGGCTCTATGAGTATTGGCGGGGCAATCATTGGCTCCGATAATCTGGCCGAATATTTGCAAGTCTCCGCCGACAGCGGAGCCAAAAAAGTGCTGATTCCGGCAGTCGATGTAATACAGTTAGGCAAAGTTCCTACCGACTTGATTTCAAAATTCAGCTTACTTATTTATTCAGATCCCATTGATGCCGGCTTTAAAGCGATGGGGTTGGGGTGA
- a CDS encoding isoaspartyl peptidase/L-asparaginase family protein, with amino-acid sequence MSPKKATIAMAVHGGAGPDSDFIKQHKAEHEEGLKKALTAGYGVLEKGGTALDAVEAAVCSLEDNEFFNAGRGSAINHKGEVEMDASIMDGKTKKAGAVSMVKNVKNPITLAKFIMNNTHHVLLSGNGALEFAKAEDIALETDAYFISSHQYDLFLEERDTQSIQELLKQRVHGTVGAVAVDTKGNVAAATSTGGTTNSLDGRIGDSCIIGAGCFADNATCAVSGTGDGEYLITGVVAHAISEALRYTQCSLQEACDLVIQEYHKATKGNMGVISVNARGEIGISFNSQRMHRAWQSETHPLQVRIYDRE; translated from the coding sequence ATGAGCCCCAAAAAAGCAACCATCGCTATGGCCGTACACGGCGGTGCCGGGCCTGATTCGGACTTTATCAAACAGCACAAAGCCGAGCATGAGGAGGGATTGAAAAAAGCCCTGACGGCCGGCTACGGCGTCCTTGAAAAAGGCGGAACGGCGCTCGATGCCGTGGAAGCGGCCGTGTGCAGTCTGGAAGACAATGAATTTTTCAATGCCGGTCGGGGCAGTGCCATCAATCACAAAGGAGAAGTGGAAATGGATGCCTCCATCATGGACGGCAAAACCAAAAAAGCGGGGGCCGTGTCGATGGTGAAAAATGTGAAAAATCCCATTACGCTGGCAAAGTTCATCATGAACAATACCCACCACGTGCTGCTGTCGGGCAATGGAGCCTTGGAGTTTGCCAAGGCGGAAGATATAGCACTCGAAACCGACGCGTATTTTATCTCGTCGCATCAGTACGATCTTTTTTTGGAGGAGCGCGACACCCAATCAATACAGGAATTGCTCAAACAGCGCGTTCACGGTACGGTAGGGGCCGTGGCGGTCGATACAAAAGGAAATGTGGCCGCGGCTACCTCGACCGGCGGCACCACCAACTCGTTAGATGGCCGCATCGGCGACAGTTGTATCATCGGAGCGGGCTGCTTTGCCGACAATGCCACCTGTGCCGTTTCGGGTACCGGCGACGGCGAATATCTCATCACGGGCGTAGTGGCACATGCCATTTCGGAAGCACTCCGCTACACCCAATGCAGCCTGCAGGAAGCCTGCGACCTCGTCATTCAGGAATACCATAAAGCAACCAAAGGAAATATGGGCGTCATAAGCGTCAATGCCCGCGGGGAAATCGGGATCAGTTTCAACAGCCAACGTATGCACCGGGCCTGGCAAAGCGAAACACACCCCCTGCAGGTCCGGATCTATGACCGGGAGTAG
- a CDS encoding helix-turn-helix transcriptional regulator: MQIGVFVKEKRNAAKLTQPELAEKAGVGLRFVRELEQGKQTLKLDKVNQVLQLFGYETGAVPINRQILTDEKS, encoded by the coding sequence ATGCAAATAGGGGTATTTGTAAAAGAGAAACGTAACGCCGCTAAGCTTACGCAACCGGAGTTGGCCGAGAAAGCCGGCGTGGGGCTGCGCTTTGTGCGTGAACTGGAGCAGGGCAAACAAACCCTGAAACTGGACAAGGTCAACCAAGTATTGCAACTCTTTGGGTATGAGACCGGTGCCGTGCCCATCAACCGCCAAATCCTAACCGATGAGAAAAGCTGA
- a CDS encoding AlbA family DNA-binding domain-containing protein produces MMTAEDIQLLVSNGEDYHTEFKVSIPSKIRELTEEICAFANAAGGVLLIGVDDTNQIKGVHIDNAKRSAIQNSIGDISPSLHCTLSVVEVEGKSVGVIEVPSGPKKPYVLSGAIYVRMGPNSQKLTTAEEMRDFFQQADRIYFDTIPHPAYDLYSALDEDNFQEFRTEARLHSSIPTPQILHNLQLFDENEAIKGGGILFFAKVPEERFFQAVVRCVLFKGITKVHIIDDKTFGGPLYRQYQQAMAWLESKLQVAYLIEGTGPRKEVWEIPLTVFKEAIINALSHRDYYEQGAVITIEMFDDRVEVSNPGGLLWGVVKDFGHRSMSRNPLVFGLFTRMHLVERIASGIPRMREAMREAHLPEPTFQTEGMFTVTFKRPTQKLEGTVEETVEETVEEIIISLIMTNPKVTAKEMIKATGLTRRGVEYQLNKLKDSGKIERIGSTKGGYWQLTPKN; encoded by the coding sequence ATGATGACCGCCGAAGACATACAACTGCTCGTGAGTAATGGTGAAGACTACCATACCGAGTTCAAAGTGAGTATTCCTTCCAAAATCAGGGAGCTCACCGAAGAAATATGCGCCTTTGCCAATGCCGCAGGCGGGGTGTTATTGATTGGAGTGGATGATACTAACCAAATCAAAGGCGTACACATTGATAACGCCAAACGCTCCGCCATTCAAAACAGCATCGGCGACATCAGCCCGTCGCTGCATTGTACTCTTTCCGTCGTTGAAGTAGAAGGAAAAAGCGTTGGCGTGATTGAAGTACCTTCCGGGCCTAAAAAGCCCTACGTACTTTCGGGAGCTATTTATGTTCGTATGGGTCCCAATAGCCAAAAATTAACCACAGCCGAAGAAATGCGGGATTTCTTTCAGCAGGCTGACCGTATTTATTTTGATACCATCCCCCATCCTGCCTATGATTTGTATTCGGCCTTGGATGAAGATAATTTCCAAGAGTTTCGCACCGAAGCCCGTTTACATTCTTCCATACCTACGCCACAGATTCTCCACAATCTGCAACTGTTTGACGAAAACGAGGCGATAAAAGGAGGCGGAATTTTGTTTTTTGCCAAAGTACCCGAAGAACGTTTTTTTCAGGCCGTGGTTCGTTGTGTATTATTCAAAGGCATTACCAAGGTGCATATCATTGACGACAAAACCTTCGGCGGGCCGCTCTATCGGCAATATCAACAGGCAATGGCGTGGTTGGAGAGCAAACTTCAGGTGGCCTACCTGATTGAAGGCACCGGGCCGCGCAAAGAGGTTTGGGAAATTCCGCTCACCGTATTTAAAGAAGCTATCATCAATGCCCTTTCGCACCGCGATTACTACGAGCAGGGTGCCGTTATCACCATTGAAATGTTTGATGACCGAGTGGAGGTATCTAATCCCGGCGGATTATTGTGGGGTGTTGTAAAAGACTTCGGTCACCGCAGCATGTCTCGAAATCCGCTTGTGTTTGGATTGTTTACGCGTATGCACTTAGTAGAGCGTATTGCCTCCGGGATACCCCGTATGCGCGAGGCCATGCGCGAAGCTCATCTACCCGAACCCACTTTTCAAACAGAGGGTATGTTTACGGTCACGTTCAAGCGCCCCACACAAAAGTTAGAGGGCACTGTGGAAGAAACTGTGGAAGAAACTGTGGAAGAAATAATAATATCGCTGATAATGACTAACCCCAAAGTAACGGCCAAAGAGATGATAAAAGCGACCGGCCTTACAAGAAGGGGAGTGGAATATCAACTGAATAAGTTAAAAGATTCAGGTAAAATAGAACGAATAGGCTCAACTAAAGGAGGTTATTGGCAACTAACTCCTAAAAACTAA